The following are from one region of the Corynebacterium hindlerae genome:
- the cls gene encoding cardiolipin synthase, translating to MFGLHFWDIGHFTWWQSVGMVLDYSIKILAIGVVPEGRKPAASSAWLLAILLIPIVGLPLFLLMGSPYINRRRHRIQQQSDAMIRDVQENVPDVPPHATLSPELESIIRLNRSLTRLPAVTGTHHGLYADYEASIAEMTRAVDEATETVHAEIYIVAWDETTDPFFRALERAVQRGVKVRLLFDHVGSWKYPGYRKLGRRLDAIGIDWHLMLPLQPWNWRFRRPDLRNHRKMLLIDGHRGFIGSQNMIDSSYLLRSNRRRGLHWVDTMVELSGPVVSSMEMVFSVDWYSESGEALALPETGSGPSLPEEKTDINVLQLVPSGPGYTTEPNLRLFNSIVHHAKERLVLCSPYFIPDETLLESVITACYRGVSVELYVNEKGDQFIVSHAQSSYYSALLEAGVKIYRYPAPAILHSKFMIADPSSPDAIGVLGSSNLDQRSFGLNYEVSLLVAHGTLIDDLADLALEYRQRSTLLTAEEWAKRPLVKRYVDNVMRLTSALQ from the coding sequence ATGTTCGGGCTACATTTTTGGGATATCGGACACTTCACCTGGTGGCAATCTGTCGGCATGGTGCTGGACTACAGCATTAAGATCCTCGCTATCGGCGTGGTTCCAGAGGGGCGTAAACCCGCGGCGTCCAGCGCATGGCTGCTCGCTATCTTGCTGATCCCGATCGTGGGACTGCCGCTGTTCCTCCTCATGGGTAGCCCGTACATCAACCGCAGGCGCCACCGCATCCAGCAGCAATCCGATGCGATGATCCGCGACGTGCAGGAAAACGTTCCCGACGTCCCACCCCACGCCACCCTCAGCCCCGAGCTGGAATCCATCATTCGCCTCAACCGGAGCCTTACCCGCTTACCCGCCGTCACTGGCACGCACCATGGCCTGTATGCGGATTATGAAGCCTCCATCGCGGAAATGACCCGAGCCGTCGACGAGGCGACTGAGACAGTGCACGCGGAAATTTACATCGTCGCGTGGGATGAGACCACCGACCCGTTCTTCCGCGCCCTCGAACGCGCCGTGCAACGCGGTGTGAAGGTCCGACTCCTGTTCGACCACGTCGGCTCCTGGAAGTATCCCGGGTATCGAAAACTCGGCCGTCGTCTAGACGCCATCGGCATCGACTGGCACCTAATGCTCCCCTTGCAGCCGTGGAATTGGCGCTTCCGCCGACCTGACCTGCGCAACCACCGCAAAATGCTGCTTATCGACGGCCACCGCGGCTTCATCGGGTCCCAAAACATGATCGATTCCTCCTACCTCCTGCGCTCCAACCGACGCCGGGGCCTGCACTGGGTAGACACCATGGTGGAACTCAGCGGACCCGTCGTGTCCTCCATGGAGATGGTGTTTTCGGTCGACTGGTACTCGGAAAGCGGCGAGGCGCTTGCCCTACCCGAAACCGGATCCGGCCCCTCGCTGCCCGAAGAGAAAACTGACATCAACGTGCTGCAGCTTGTCCCTTCCGGCCCGGGCTACACCACCGAGCCGAACCTGAGGCTATTCAACTCCATCGTGCACCACGCCAAGGAACGCCTCGTCCTGTGCAGCCCGTACTTCATCCCCGACGAGACGCTGCTGGAATCCGTCATCACCGCCTGCTACCGGGGCGTGTCCGTGGAACTGTACGTCAACGAAAAGGGCGATCAGTTCATCGTGTCGCACGCCCAATCGAGCTATTACTCCGCATTGCTGGAGGCCGGAGTGAAAATCTACCGCTACCCCGCCCCCGCGATTTTGCATTCGAAGTTCATGATCGCGGACCCCTCATCTCCAGACGCTATCGGGGTGCTCGGATCCTCTAATCTGGACCAACGCAGCTTCGGGCTTAACTACGAAGTGTCGCTGCTGGTCGCACACGGCACCCTCATCGATGACCTCGCTGATCTCGCGCTTGAGTACCGGCAGCGTTCCACGTTGCTCACCGCTGAGGAATGGGCCAAGCGCCCCCTGGTCAAGCGGTACGTAGACAACGTCATGCGACTGACTTCTGCGCTGCAGTAG
- a CDS encoding ABC transporter ATP-binding protein, producing MIDVANLSKHYGSVRAVDDLTFTVKPGVVTGFLGPNGAGKSTTMRMILGLDSPTSGSAFINGQRYKDMKNPLREVGALLDAKAVHPNRSAANHLRWIAQSNGIPSSRVDEVLGLVGLSDVAGKRAGGFSLGMGQRLGLATALLGDPGVLLLDEPVNGLDPEGIRWVRSFLKALAAEGRSVFVSSHMLSEMALTADDLVVIGQGRLIAETTVYDFVKNSSQSAVLVRTEHLPEFKMVLDEEQIEFTEEQDEENRSVVVIPGQSTDFIGALAYSTGILLKQLSERKASLEDAFMEMTGDAVQYRTDVPVGEQG from the coding sequence ATGATTGACGTAGCGAATCTGAGCAAACACTACGGCAGTGTGCGCGCAGTGGATGACCTCACCTTTACCGTGAAGCCAGGTGTGGTGACGGGCTTCCTTGGACCAAACGGCGCCGGAAAATCCACCACCATGCGGATGATTTTGGGGCTGGACAGCCCCACCAGCGGCAGCGCCTTCATCAACGGCCAGCGATACAAAGATATGAAGAATCCGCTGCGTGAGGTGGGCGCGCTTCTCGACGCCAAAGCCGTCCATCCCAACCGCTCCGCCGCTAATCACTTGCGGTGGATTGCTCAGTCCAACGGCATTCCCTCATCGCGCGTGGATGAAGTGCTCGGCTTAGTAGGCCTTTCGGACGTGGCGGGCAAACGCGCGGGTGGGTTCTCGCTCGGTATGGGCCAGCGCTTGGGGTTAGCCACGGCGCTGCTCGGGGATCCTGGTGTGCTGCTGCTGGATGAGCCGGTCAACGGCTTGGACCCAGAGGGAATCCGCTGGGTCCGTAGCTTCCTCAAAGCGTTGGCTGCGGAAGGGCGGAGCGTGTTTGTCAGTTCTCACATGTTGTCTGAGATGGCGCTCACCGCGGATGACCTAGTGGTCATTGGTCAAGGCAGGCTGATTGCAGAGACCACGGTGTATGACTTTGTGAAGAACTCTTCCCAGTCGGCAGTTCTGGTTCGGACGGAACATCTTCCTGAGTTCAAGATGGTGCTCGACGAAGAGCAGATCGAATTCACGGAAGAACAGGATGAAGAAAACCGCTCGGTGGTGGTCATTCCGGGGCAGAGCACTGACTTTATTGGGGCGCTTGCCTACTCGACGGGCATTTTACTCAAGCAACTTTCGGAGCGTAAAGCGTCTCTGGAGGATGCGTTCATGGAAATGACGGGAGATGCCGTGCAATACCGGACCGATGTACCAGTGGGGGAGCAGGGCTAA
- a CDS encoding RDD family protein: MEAKPMRQRLAREVRDALQPPIAHGEIEKYRAFLPGRNTGQRAIDNAPVTARVGALAIDVALFSSMFVTMLLGLSIAFAQGWFLAGVFVLPVAFYCWQTLLDTVGGSIGKRLMGLRVVGPADTPVDALQAGRRNLWLLIPMIPIAGPVAALGVGLWFAGAAKADAFGVAPHDRFSRIRVVKKLG; this comes from the coding sequence ATGGAAGCTAAACCAATGCGGCAGCGTCTTGCACGCGAAGTCCGTGATGCGCTACAGCCACCGATTGCGCACGGTGAAATCGAGAAGTACCGCGCGTTTTTGCCGGGACGTAACACCGGACAGCGAGCTATCGACAATGCGCCGGTTACTGCTCGCGTCGGTGCGCTGGCCATTGACGTAGCCCTGTTTAGCAGCATGTTTGTCACGATGTTGTTGGGACTATCGATCGCGTTTGCGCAGGGATGGTTCCTCGCCGGGGTGTTCGTGCTTCCAGTCGCGTTCTACTGTTGGCAGACTCTCCTGGACACCGTCGGCGGGTCCATCGGTAAACGGCTGATGGGGCTGCGGGTAGTGGGGCCCGCGGACACCCCAGTAGACGCCCTGCAAGCGGGACGACGCAACCTGTGGCTGCTCATCCCGATGATCCCCATCGCGGGTCCAGTCGCGGCGCTCGGGGTGGGGCTGTGGTTTGCGGGAGCGGCCAAGGCGGATGCTTTCGGGGTGGCGCCACATGACCGATTCTCCCGCATCAGGGTGGTTAAGAAGCTGGGCTAG
- a CDS encoding NUDIX domain-containing protein, whose protein sequence is MHADGDGWAAGPNGTRRWGVWGAAGLFLVAYDTDSVLMQHRAYWTANGGTWGVPGGARDSHETVAQSALREAVEETNIATDRIETVADIVTAGPYPADPERPELPGGWTYTTVIAVTPEQLPVVADEESLELRWVPIPELPKLDLIPPFEEALPLILARYQEWKNHKMTT, encoded by the coding sequence ATGCACGCTGATGGAGATGGCTGGGCTGCGGGCCCTAACGGCACGAGGCGCTGGGGTGTGTGGGGCGCCGCTGGGTTGTTCTTGGTGGCATACGATACCGACTCGGTGCTGATGCAGCACAGGGCGTACTGGACCGCGAACGGTGGCACGTGGGGCGTGCCTGGCGGGGCCCGGGATTCCCACGAAACGGTGGCGCAGAGCGCGCTGCGGGAGGCCGTGGAGGAAACCAACATTGCCACGGACCGCATTGAGACTGTCGCAGATATTGTCACCGCCGGACCATATCCCGCGGATCCAGAGCGCCCCGAGCTGCCGGGCGGGTGGACCTACACCACAGTCATCGCGGTTACCCCAGAGCAATTGCCGGTGGTTGCAGATGAAGAATCACTAGAGCTGCGGTGGGTTCCGATTCCTGAGCTGCCGAAGCTGGACTTGATCCCGCCTTTCGAAGAAGCGCTGCCACTGATCCTGGCCCGCTACCAGGAGTGGAAAAATCACAAAATGACCACTTAG
- a CDS encoding peptide deformylase has translation MTVRPIVIHGDPVLHNPTAPVTETPDELAELIADMYETMDRAHGVGLAANQIGVGKRLFVYNCPDVEGPDGTLKSEEEIKAQGGEFRRGCVINPVLETSEIPETMPNDDGSEDEGCLSVPGETFPTGRANWARVTGTDEHGNPVTVEGYGFFARCLQHEVGHLDGYVYTDTLIGRWKRLAKKTIKANGWTTEGLTWTPGVDEDPFGHDD, from the coding sequence ATGACAGTTCGTCCCATCGTCATCCACGGCGACCCAGTGCTCCACAACCCCACCGCCCCAGTCACGGAAACCCCTGATGAACTGGCGGAACTCATCGCGGACATGTACGAGACCATGGATCGCGCGCACGGCGTCGGCCTCGCAGCGAACCAAATCGGCGTCGGCAAACGCCTCTTCGTCTACAACTGCCCCGACGTAGAGGGGCCTGACGGCACCCTGAAATCTGAGGAAGAAATCAAGGCCCAGGGCGGCGAGTTCCGCCGCGGCTGCGTGATCAACCCAGTACTGGAAACCTCCGAAATCCCAGAAACCATGCCCAACGACGACGGCTCCGAAGACGAAGGCTGCCTCTCCGTACCAGGAGAAACCTTCCCCACCGGCCGGGCCAATTGGGCACGCGTCACCGGCACCGACGAACACGGCAACCCCGTCACCGTCGAAGGCTATGGGTTTTTCGCCCGCTGCCTCCAGCACGAGGTCGGCCACCTCGACGGCTACGTCTACACCGACACCCTCATCGGCCGCTGGAAACGACTAGCCAAAAAGACCATTAAGGCCAACGGCTGGACCACCGAGGGCCTAACCTGGACCCCTGGCGTAGATGAGGACCCATTTGGGCACGACGACTAA
- a CDS encoding LytR C-terminal domain-containing protein, whose translation MSTNETSSKSAGLPIRGIAMIILAVAVALLAWGVYSMTNTGSDDVVVSQETTQQQPAPAPAAPAPGAPTPAAPVPAAEAPATPAAPAAPEAGEAETPKVFALNNSTVQGLANRVADNLKSKGYPDVESGNFPEEILPESVAYYTPGNAAEQRAAEKIAQELQIKAAPRIEALKDKPAGVVVVITEDLNR comes from the coding sequence GTGTCTACGAATGAAACTTCCTCAAAGTCCGCCGGCTTGCCGATCCGTGGCATTGCCATGATCATCCTCGCGGTAGCCGTCGCCTTGCTGGCATGGGGTGTCTACTCAATGACCAACACGGGCAGCGACGATGTTGTAGTCAGTCAGGAAACCACGCAGCAGCAACCAGCCCCAGCCCCAGCCGCTCCGGCACCCGGAGCGCCTACTCCCGCTGCACCAGTTCCTGCCGCCGAAGCACCAGCGACACCTGCAGCGCCTGCGGCGCCGGAGGCGGGGGAAGCGGAAACCCCAAAGGTTTTCGCCCTCAATAACTCCACCGTGCAGGGCCTGGCGAACCGAGTAGCCGACAACCTGAAGAGCAAGGGCTATCCGGACGTGGAGTCTGGCAACTTCCCTGAGGAGATCCTGCCGGAATCTGTGGCCTATTACACTCCGGGCAACGCGGCAGAGCAGCGAGCTGCGGAGAAGATCGCCCAGGAGCTCCAGATCAAAGCCGCTCCGCGCATCGAGGCTCTCAAAGACAAGCCAGCGGGCGTGGTTGTGGTGATCACCGAGGATCTCAACCGCTAA
- a CDS encoding glutamate ABC transporter substrate-binding protein yields the protein MMKKLLTALLPAVLVASCTNPEVIPYAPTPATYQPVVPAGATFEPAGSVPANPPLLDNLLGSLRPDDRKPEDRVPGIVGRGRLIVGVDQSQNLLSFRDPVTGELRGFEVELAREIARDIFGSPDKVDFRFVDSQDTVKLLESGQVDIMLRSLSITRHTQDQMFFSVPYLSTGTRMLVMESSGLGSVEDLGGRTACALKDSTAIQLIRQYNPRSNIMATNSWSDCLVLLQQGNVDAIVAHDTILAGMAAQDPYLRIVGRSLSLENFGVGIAKPGSRHDTTGLIRQVNSTIERIVADGTWWDIYNRWLASYQFIKGPPPIIYRAEGDHQ from the coding sequence ATGATGAAAAAATTGCTGACTGCTCTCCTACCAGCAGTATTAGTTGCTAGCTGCACCAACCCTGAGGTGATTCCGTACGCGCCTACCCCGGCGACCTACCAGCCGGTTGTTCCCGCTGGCGCCACGTTTGAGCCGGCGGGTTCGGTACCGGCCAACCCGCCGTTGTTGGATAACCTGCTGGGTAGTTTGCGTCCGGATGACCGGAAACCAGAGGACCGGGTGCCGGGCATCGTCGGCCGGGGCAGGTTGATCGTGGGGGTGGACCAGTCGCAGAACCTGCTGAGTTTCCGTGATCCCGTTACCGGTGAGCTGCGTGGCTTTGAGGTCGAACTAGCTCGCGAGATCGCACGTGATATTTTCGGCAGCCCCGACAAGGTCGATTTCCGGTTCGTAGATAGCCAGGACACCGTCAAGTTGCTGGAATCCGGGCAGGTAGACATCATGCTGCGGTCCCTATCCATCACTCGCCACACCCAGGATCAGATGTTCTTTTCGGTGCCGTATCTGTCCACCGGCACCCGCATGCTGGTGATGGAGTCATCCGGGCTCGGATCTGTGGAGGATTTGGGCGGGCGTACTGCGTGTGCGCTGAAAGACTCCACGGCGATTCAGCTGATCCGCCAGTACAATCCGCGGTCAAACATCATGGCGACGAACTCGTGGTCAGACTGTTTGGTGCTGCTGCAGCAGGGAAATGTGGACGCTATCGTCGCCCATGACACGATTTTGGCGGGAATGGCCGCCCAGGACCCATATCTGCGGATCGTCGGAAGGTCGCTGAGCTTGGAGAACTTTGGCGTCGGTATCGCCAAGCCGGGCTCGCGGCATGATACGACAGGACTGATTCGTCAGGTCAATTCCACTATTGAGCGCATCGTCGCCGACGGCACCTGGTGGGATATTTACAACCGCTGGCTAGCCAGCTACCAGTTCATTAAGGGCCCACCGCCCATCATTTATCGCGCAGAAGGGGATCACCAGTGA
- a CDS encoding Na/Pi symporter, whose protein sequence is MGSQTAAQRNYFPGTIHYINPRLVPRDEDEVQISGFGKVVRGIGVLLCLYVLLTGVKLITTGVRDLGYAVVANIMDYATHPVLAILVGILITFGVQSSTVITTIVVAAVGSGVVPIETAVMLIMGSNIGTCFTPQLVAFGFFRDKPKFQRALSATMTTWWFNVSLVAFLFPLEVAFHPLRALSDQLSRWLYGCTTITFSVSGLVDALIHPVVEGIGTNGLLGYLGSPNIAAAVSIGLGVIAIMITIRFTTVLLSDMTAASARFVFAHSAEQPETAVQIRSVLTGLGLTLMTQSSSATICSTVPFVGTNTLSLRKAFGIVLGANLGTTMSAMIAAFAVSGEFGQLAMQAAFVHVLFNLIGVVAVMLIRPLGRGIITLSTTVARRAVGAPLPAFIAVLATYILIPFGVIALVALF, encoded by the coding sequence GTGGGTTCACAAACTGCTGCTCAACGCAACTATTTCCCGGGCACCATTCACTACATCAACCCGCGCCTCGTCCCTCGCGATGAGGACGAAGTGCAGATCTCGGGGTTCGGCAAGGTCGTCCGTGGCATCGGGGTGTTGCTGTGCCTCTACGTGCTACTCACTGGCGTCAAGTTAATCACGACGGGAGTTCGTGACCTGGGCTATGCGGTGGTCGCCAACATCATGGACTACGCCACCCACCCAGTGCTCGCGATCCTGGTCGGCATCCTGATCACTTTTGGTGTGCAATCCTCCACCGTGATCACCACCATTGTGGTCGCGGCGGTCGGCTCTGGCGTGGTGCCCATCGAAACCGCGGTCATGCTGATCATGGGATCCAACATTGGTACCTGTTTCACCCCGCAACTCGTCGCATTCGGGTTCTTCCGCGATAAGCCCAAGTTTCAACGCGCCCTGAGCGCCACGATGACCACCTGGTGGTTCAATGTTTCCTTGGTAGCTTTCCTGTTCCCCCTCGAAGTTGCATTTCACCCCCTACGAGCGCTGTCTGACCAGCTCTCACGCTGGCTTTACGGTTGCACCACCATCACATTTAGTGTTAGCGGGCTTGTCGACGCCCTCATCCACCCAGTCGTGGAAGGAATAGGAACCAACGGACTGCTCGGCTACCTAGGGAGCCCCAACATTGCGGCGGCGGTATCGATCGGGCTCGGCGTGATCGCCATCATGATAACGATCCGTTTCACCACGGTGTTGCTCAGCGACATGACCGCCGCCAGCGCCCGTTTCGTGTTTGCTCATTCGGCAGAACAACCAGAAACCGCCGTCCAAATCAGGTCAGTCCTCACTGGCCTGGGGCTGACCCTCATGACGCAATCCTCGTCCGCCACCATCTGTTCCACTGTTCCCTTCGTGGGTACGAACACGCTGTCGCTCCGCAAGGCCTTCGGCATCGTCTTGGGAGCCAACCTGGGAACCACGATGTCCGCGATGATCGCCGCGTTCGCGGTCTCCGGGGAGTTTGGACAACTAGCTATGCAAGCGGCGTTCGTCCACGTCCTTTTCAACCTGATCGGCGTGGTGGCTGTGATGCTTATCCGGCCTCTCGGCCGTGGCATCATCACGCTGTCCACCACTGTCGCACGTCGCGCTGTAGGCGCCCCGCTGCCAGCTTTTATCGCTGTGCTGGCCACCTACATACTCATCCCCTTTGGGGTTATCGCCCTGGTGGCGCTATTCTAG
- a CDS encoding DUF3263 domain-containing protein, which yields MADELGEFDRAILEFESRAPANIGVKEEAIRSELGITPVRYYHRLNTLIDVPAALAEYPVLIHRLGNVRNQRASLRK from the coding sequence ATGGCAGATGAGCTTGGTGAATTCGATCGCGCGATCTTGGAGTTTGAGTCCCGTGCGCCCGCGAACATTGGGGTGAAGGAGGAGGCGATCCGTTCGGAGTTGGGGATCACTCCGGTGCGGTACTACCACCGGTTGAATACGCTCATTGATGTGCCTGCTGCGCTGGCGGAGTATCCGGTGCTCATTCACAGGTTGGGGAATGTGCGGAATCAGCGCGCCAGTCTCCGAAAGTAA
- a CDS encoding exodeoxyribonuclease III: MRIATWNVNSVRTRIDRVTEFLTRHDIDVLALQETKTADKNFPYQAFTDLGYQVAHYGLHQWNGVAIASRVGLEDVRTQFPDQPGFHKDPAKPQDVEARAISAVCDGVRIWSLYVPNGREIADPHYDYKLRWLGALANYVENELRATPESQLVLVGDFNIAPRDEDVWDMAFFEGKTHVTDPERVAFENLLDAGLIEVTRDFTTGQFTYWDYQQMRFQRGQGMRIDFQLASKSVRAVSALIDADERSTTGASDHAPVIVDYETARMDDVR, from the coding sequence ATGCGCATTGCCACCTGGAACGTCAACTCTGTGCGGACGCGAATCGACCGCGTCACCGAATTCTTAACCCGCCATGACATTGATGTGCTTGCCCTGCAAGAAACAAAAACCGCGGATAAGAACTTCCCGTACCAAGCGTTCACCGACCTGGGATACCAAGTCGCCCACTACGGCCTGCACCAGTGGAACGGCGTGGCCATCGCCTCCCGTGTTGGCCTCGAGGACGTGCGCACCCAGTTCCCCGACCAGCCCGGATTCCACAAAGACCCGGCCAAGCCGCAAGATGTGGAAGCACGAGCGATTAGTGCCGTGTGCGACGGGGTACGCATCTGGAGCCTGTACGTTCCTAATGGCCGCGAGATCGCCGACCCGCACTATGACTACAAGCTGCGCTGGCTGGGCGCCCTCGCCAACTATGTGGAAAATGAGCTGCGCGCCACCCCGGAGAGCCAGCTGGTGCTCGTGGGGGATTTCAACATCGCTCCCCGCGACGAGGACGTGTGGGACATGGCCTTTTTCGAAGGGAAAACCCACGTCACCGACCCGGAACGTGTGGCATTTGAAAACCTCCTCGACGCCGGCCTAATCGAAGTCACCCGCGACTTCACCACAGGACAGTTCACGTACTGGGACTACCAGCAGATGCGGTTCCAGCGCGGGCAGGGGATGCGGATTGACTTCCAATTGGCGTCGAAAAGCGTGCGTGCGGTCAGCGCCCTTATCGACGCCGACGAACGCTCCACCACCGGCGCCTCCGACCATGCGCCTGTCATCGTGGATTACGAGACGGCCCGAATGGACGACGTGCGCTAA
- a CDS encoding N-acetylglutamate synthase, CG3035 family, translating to MRTHLGTTTNPKVGDRVIVRRRLPDTPGHLTDVIGHVLSTTPLIVRPQSVGGFASIADAVEIPAELIQVVKVLPPRRVRNSDIRAVETATAMAFPGIEHVWQDGWLLRAGDGITERSNSAAPLGSSAGLTPVPMAAIQEFYDRHNLPVQLLIPDRIGNSALQFARTRGWSFGPDIVVMTRELSDPDPLPTEIRFDIQDQPDEDWLKLYHFRGQPLPAHALELLRTQIEGHMCFGRILSETGETIAITRGTLTETPDGRRFLGYSAVEVAPAYRRQGLGTALGQRMVNWGIEHGATDAYLQVLASNEPGIGLYEKLGFVEHHRHRYASPAS from the coding sequence ATGAGGACCCATTTGGGCACGACGACTAACCCGAAAGTAGGCGACCGCGTCATCGTCCGTCGCCGCCTGCCAGACACGCCAGGGCACCTTACCGACGTCATTGGCCACGTACTCTCCACCACCCCACTGATCGTGCGCCCGCAATCTGTCGGCGGTTTCGCCTCCATCGCTGACGCCGTGGAAATCCCTGCCGAGCTGATCCAGGTGGTGAAAGTGCTGCCGCCGCGCCGGGTACGCAACTCCGATATTCGCGCTGTGGAGACCGCCACCGCGATGGCTTTCCCCGGGATCGAACACGTCTGGCAGGACGGTTGGCTGCTCCGCGCCGGCGACGGCATCACCGAACGCTCCAACTCCGCCGCCCCGCTCGGCAGCTCCGCGGGACTCACCCCAGTCCCAATGGCGGCTATCCAGGAGTTTTATGATCGCCACAATCTGCCCGTGCAGCTGCTGATCCCCGACCGCATCGGCAACTCCGCGTTGCAATTCGCCCGCACGCGCGGCTGGAGCTTCGGCCCTGACATCGTGGTGATGACCCGCGAACTCTCCGACCCGGACCCCCTGCCCACCGAGATCCGCTTCGATATTCAGGACCAGCCCGACGAGGACTGGCTGAAGCTCTATCACTTCCGTGGCCAGCCCCTGCCTGCACACGCACTGGAGCTGCTGCGCACCCAGATCGAAGGGCACATGTGCTTCGGGCGCATACTCTCCGAAACCGGCGAGACCATCGCCATCACCCGTGGCACGCTCACCGAGACCCCCGACGGCCGCCGGTTCCTGGGCTACTCCGCAGTAGAAGTAGCACCCGCCTACCGACGCCAAGGCCTTGGCACCGCACTGGGCCAGCGCATGGTGAACTGGGGCATCGAACACGGTGCCACCGACGCCTACCTGCAGGTCCTGGCCAGTAACGAGCCTGGGATCGGGTTGTACGAGAAGCTCGGCTTCGTGGAGCACCACCGGCACCGGTACGCTAGCCCAGCTTCTTAA
- a CDS encoding multidrug effflux MFS transporter: MRKQYLGAGLLSGLALLSAGGPFGIDVYLPALPAIAEDLGTTPALMQLTLTGFLAGMAVGQLFIGPLSDAHGRHRLMVGGTLLATLSAVACALSPSIGVLVCARFLQGAGLGSGVVLSRATVSDLAEGNAVAKAFSLLMMIQGVAPVVAPVLGGFLLEPIGWRGLFWVLAAISVAQFVVAFFFIRESRPSEERTTGGLKFREVLRNREFIGYLLAFAFGFGTMFSYIAASPYLFQNQLGFSPRAFSIIFGINAVGIALSSFINSKLVERTEPFNLLVRGLLVMLGCAVILLVDSLFGPHPWLAVPVLFLAISQIGFIMGNATALGTSAVRPLAGTGAAVMGACQFVVAGTVSPLVVLGNNYGLSMAMGMACCATIGLVGLRLASK; this comes from the coding sequence ATGCGTAAACAATATCTTGGTGCTGGTTTGCTCTCGGGACTCGCTCTGCTCAGCGCGGGCGGGCCGTTTGGTATCGACGTATACCTCCCCGCATTGCCCGCCATCGCCGAGGACCTGGGCACCACCCCGGCGTTGATGCAGCTCACCCTCACTGGGTTCCTGGCAGGTATGGCGGTGGGCCAGCTTTTCATTGGCCCGCTTTCCGACGCCCACGGCCGCCATCGCCTCATGGTGGGAGGAACTCTACTCGCGACTCTCAGCGCCGTGGCATGTGCGCTGTCGCCGTCGATAGGCGTGCTGGTTTGTGCCCGGTTCTTGCAAGGCGCTGGATTGGGCTCCGGGGTGGTGCTTTCCCGAGCCACGGTATCGGACCTAGCAGAGGGAAATGCGGTTGCGAAAGCATTTTCCCTGCTCATGATGATTCAAGGTGTAGCTCCGGTGGTCGCACCCGTCCTAGGTGGCTTCCTTTTGGAACCAATCGGGTGGCGAGGCCTGTTCTGGGTGCTCGCTGCGATCAGTGTCGCTCAGTTTGTAGTGGCTTTCTTCTTCATCCGGGAATCGCGGCCTTCGGAGGAGCGAACCACAGGCGGACTTAAATTCCGGGAAGTACTGCGCAACCGGGAATTTATTGGTTACTTACTCGCTTTTGCTTTCGGGTTCGGCACCATGTTTTCCTACATTGCGGCCTCCCCCTACCTGTTCCAAAACCAGCTGGGGTTCAGTCCTCGGGCGTTCTCTATCATTTTCGGCATCAACGCGGTGGGCATTGCCTTGTCATCGTTTATCAACTCAAAGCTTGTGGAACGCACCGAGCCGTTTAATTTGCTGGTCCGGGGCCTGCTAGTGATGCTCGGATGCGCTGTGATCTTGCTGGTGGATTCGCTTTTTGGCCCGCACCCGTGGCTTGCGGTGCCGGTGCTCTTCTTGGCGATCTCCCAAATCGGCTTCATCATGGGCAACGCCACCGCCCTGGGCACTTCTGCTGTCCGACCACTCGCCGGAACCGGAGCTGCGGTTATGGGCGCGTGCCAATTCGTTGTGGCTGGCACCGTCAGCCCACTGGTCGTACTCGGTAACAACTATGGGCTGTCGATGGCAATGGGCATGGCATGCTGCGCCACGATTGGCTTAGTGGGATTGCGTCTGGCGAGCAAGTAA